The following coding sequences are from one Mugil cephalus isolate CIBA_MC_2020 chromosome 9, CIBA_Mcephalus_1.1, whole genome shotgun sequence window:
- the pde9ac gene encoding high affinity cGMP-specific 3',5'-cyclic phosphodiesterase 9A isoform X2, with product MGSSSSSYAPKSIYLDVDGKVQKVVFSRHCSPCDIKELLCSSSNIPRNTAIMMVDPEGALVSIDPTMPTNSPNSLYKVVPLSTGQLGEKEDMFQNVLSQVADQFSRAFRINELKTEVTNRLAMLEKRVELEGLKVVEIEKCKNDLRKLRDEMTSRGGGRVNCPCKYNFSDDGKKVTPRRDVPNYPKYTLSQETIEALKKPTFDVWHWEHNEMLSCLEYMYHDLGLVKEFNMNPITLKRWLLAIQENYRNNPFHNFRHCFCVSQMMYGMIHLCNLQEKLTLTDMGILMTAAVCHDLDHPGYNNTYQINARTELAVRYNDISPLENHHCAVAFQILSLPECNIFANVDPEAFKQIRQAIITLILATDMARHGEILDSFKQKVDNFDFTNEEHVTCLKMVLIKCCDISNEVRPTEVAEPWVDCLLEEYFMQSDREKSEGLPVAPFMDRDKVTKPTAQIGFIKFVLIPMFETVMKLFPQIEEIMVQPLRDSRDHYEELKQIDDAMTEGSPFVIKYRKDFNKRE from the exons ATgggctccagctcctcctcctatGCCCCTAAATCCATTTACCTGGATGTGGATGGGAAGGTGCAAAAG GTGGTGTTCAGCCGCCACTGCAGTCCATGTGACATCAAGGAGCTTCTGTGTTCCTCATCCAACATTCCCAG GAACACTGCCATCATGATGGTGGATCCAGAAGGTGCCTTGGTCTCCATTGATCCCACCATGCCCACCAACTCTCCCAA ctctTTGTACAAAGTTGTCCCACTGTCTACCGGTCAGCTTGGAG AGAAGGAGGACATGTTTCAGAATGTGTTGTCCCAGGTGGCTGATCAGTTCAGCAG GGCCTTTCGCATCAATGAGTTAAAGACCGAGGTGACCAACAGGCTAGCCATGTTGGAAAAGAGAGTGGAAT TGGAGGGCTTGAAAGTAGTCGAGATTGAGAAGTGTAAAAATGATCTGAGGAAGCTACGGGATGAAATGACTTCAAGAGGTGGTGGCAG GGTTAACTGTCCGTGCAAATACAACTTCTCAGACGATGGGAAGAAGGTCACTCCCAGGCGAGATGTCCCCAATTACCCAAAG TACACACTCTCTCAGGAGACCATTGAGGCGCTGAAGAAGCCAACGTTCGATGTCTGGCACTGGGAACACAATGAG aTGCTGAGCTGTCTGGAGTACATGTACCATGACTTGGGACTGGTGAAGGAGTTCAACATGAACCCCATCACACTCAAACGCTGGCTG CTGGCAATTCAAGAGAACTACCGTAACAACCCTTTCCACAACTTTCGTCACTGCTTCTGTGTTAGTCAGATGATGTATGGCATGATTCACCTGTGCAACTTACAG GAGAAGCTGACTCTCACAGACATGGGCATTTTAATGACAGCTGCAGTGTGTCATGACCTGGACCACCCCGGCTACAACAACAC GTACCAAATCAACGCTCGCACAGAGCTGGCAGTGCGCTACAACGACATCTCTCCGCTGGAGAACCACCACTGTGCCGTGGCCTTCCAGATCCTTTCTCTTCCTGAGTGCAACATCTTTGCAAATGTGGACCCCGAGGCGTTCAAACAGATCCGACAG GCAATTATCACCCTCATCCTGGCCACTGACATGGCACGACATGGCGAGATACTAGACTCCTTTAAGCAAAAAGTGGACAACTTTGACTTCACCAACGAAGAGCACGTGACATGC CTCAAGATGGTTTTGATCAAGTGCTGCGATATTTCCAATGAAGTGAGGCCAACTGAAGTGGCTGAGCCGTGGGTGGACTGTCTACTGGAGGAGTACTTCATGCAG AGTGACAGGGAGAAGTCAGAAGGTCTGCCAGTGGCCCCTTTCATGGACAGAGACAAAGTCACCAAGCCCACAGCTCAGATCGGGTTCATCAAGTTCGTCCTCATCCCGATGTTTGAGACTGTCATGAAG CTTTTCCCTCAGATTGAAGAGATCATGGTTCAACCTTTGAGAGACTCTCGTGACCACTATGAGGAGCTGAAGCAGATTGATGATGCCATGACAGAG GGGTCTCCTTTTGTGATCAAATACAGGAAGGACTTCAACAAACGTGAGTGA
- the hepacama gene encoding hepatic and glial cell adhesion molecule a, with the protein MKVERKPSSTGDGITDIPPLLTLLGLLLLLLFAGEVSGVNVTSQTQVVRGTVGKAALLSVSYSSSSSDKPVIKWQLKRDKVKPVTVVQSIGTDVIGNLRPEYRNRILVFENGSLLLHNLQLSDEGSYEVEISITDDTFTGEHYIELTVDVPVSKPYIQMMASSVLEYSEHFSLHCSHDNGTKPIYGWLKGGKDMANDSRLLLSHDQKVLTIARVVMSDDDVYICTVENPISSMKSFPVRLTVYRRSSLYIILSTGGIFLLITLVTVCACWKPSKKKHRPVPQRAPVYIEQSENGHDVDVVPKPTTLGRRSPMPLYVLNEDETLEHLEEGSVNAVSQSELSNPAIYAPAPLPSSTRSERPIWSTPRRYPRSPSPLAQPILQPLPGPPLRPLRSPAHSPGTSPRSFSPIRKVRPPVGIPTSHLPVEAECPDPSDHCPSQQ; encoded by the exons ATGAAGGTGGAGAGGAAGCCCTCCTCTACAGGCGACGGTATCACTGACATTCCACCACTGCTGACGCTccttggcctcctcctcctccttctgttcgCAG gtGAAGTGTCGGGGGTGAATGTGACCAGCCAAACCCAAGTGGTGAGGGGCACGGTGGGCAAAGCGGCCCTGTTGTCTGTCAGCTACTCCAGCAGCAGTTCTGACAAGCCTGTTATCAAGTGGCAGCTGAAGAGGGACAAAGTGAAACCCGTCACTGTTGTTCAGTCCATAGGAACGGACGTCATAGGGAACCTGAGGCCAGAGTACCGCAACCGCATCCTGGTGTTTGAGAATGGGTCCCTGCTGCTCCACAACCTGCAGCTGTCGGACGAAGGGTCGTACGAGGTGGAAATCTCCATCACAGACGACACCTTCACTGGAGAGCACTACATCGAGCTCACTGTGGATG TGCCTGTTTCCAAGCCTTACATCCAGATGATGGCCTCTTCTGTCTTGGAGTACAGCGAGCACTTCAGCCTCCACTGTTCCCACGACAACGGCACAAAGCCCATCTACGGTTGGCTGAAGGGGGGCAAGGATATGGCCAACGACTCGCGCCTGCTGCTCTCACATGACCAGAAGGTGCTGACCATCGCGCGCGTTGTCATGTCGGATGACGACGTCTACATCTGCACGGTGGAGAACCCCATTAGCAGCATGAAGAGCTTCCCTGTCAGGCTCACTGTCTACA GACGGAGCTCGCTATACATCATCCTGTCCACCGGGGGCATTTTCCTCCTAATCACCCTGGTGACAGTGTGTGCCTGTTGGAAACCTTCCAA AAAGAAGCATCGACCTGTCCCCCAAAGAGCACCTGTCTATATAGAGCAAAGTGAAAATGGCCATGACG TTGATGTTGTTCCCAAACCTACTACACTTGGTAGAAGGAGCCCCATGCCACTCTATGTTCTCAATGAAGAT GAGACTCTGGAGCATTTGGAAGAAGGTTCCGTCAACGCtgtgagccaatcagagctgaGTAACCCCGCTATCTACGCTCCAGCCCCTCTGCCTTCCTCCACCAGATCTGAGAGGCCCATCTGGTCCACCCCACGCAGGTACCCCCGCAGCCCCTCTCCCCTGGCGCAGCCTATCCTGCAGCCTCTTCCTGGGCCTCCCCTGCGCCCTCTCCGCTCGCCCGCTCACTCCCCCGGCACGTCTCCGCGCAGTTTCAGCCCGATAAGAAAAGTCCGCCCTCCGGTCGGCATCCCCACCAGCCATCTGCCCGTAGAGGCCGAGTGTCCAGACCCCAGCGACCACTGTCCCTCACAGCAATGA
- the pde9ac gene encoding high affinity cGMP-specific 3',5'-cyclic phosphodiesterase 9A isoform X1, whose protein sequence is MGSSSSSYAPKSIYLDVDGKVQKVVFSRHCSPCDIKELLCSSSNIPRNTAIMMVDPEGALVSIDPTMPTNSPNSLYKVVPLSTGQLGEKEDMFQNVLSQVADQFSRAFRINELKTEVTNRLAMLEKRVELEGLKVVEIEKCKNDLRKLRDEMTSRGGGRVNCPCKYNFSDDGKKVTPRRDVPNYPKYTLSQETIEALKKPTFDVWHWEHNEMLSCLEYMYHDLGLVKEFNMNPITLKRWLLAIQENYRNNPFHNFRHCFCVSQMMYGMIHLCNLQEKLTLTDMGILMTAAVCHDLDHPGYNNTYQINARTELAVRYNDISPLENHHCAVAFQILSLPECNIFANVDPEAFKQIRQAIITLILATDMARHGEILDSFKQKVDNFDFTNEEHVTCLKMVLIKCCDISNEVRPTEVAEPWVDCLLEEYFMQSDREKSEGLPVAPFMDRDKVTKPTAQIGFIKFVLIPMFETVMKLFPQIEEIMVQPLRDSRDHYEELKQIDDAMTEAQKKKTENMSLGGKKK, encoded by the exons ATgggctccagctcctcctcctatGCCCCTAAATCCATTTACCTGGATGTGGATGGGAAGGTGCAAAAG GTGGTGTTCAGCCGCCACTGCAGTCCATGTGACATCAAGGAGCTTCTGTGTTCCTCATCCAACATTCCCAG GAACACTGCCATCATGATGGTGGATCCAGAAGGTGCCTTGGTCTCCATTGATCCCACCATGCCCACCAACTCTCCCAA ctctTTGTACAAAGTTGTCCCACTGTCTACCGGTCAGCTTGGAG AGAAGGAGGACATGTTTCAGAATGTGTTGTCCCAGGTGGCTGATCAGTTCAGCAG GGCCTTTCGCATCAATGAGTTAAAGACCGAGGTGACCAACAGGCTAGCCATGTTGGAAAAGAGAGTGGAAT TGGAGGGCTTGAAAGTAGTCGAGATTGAGAAGTGTAAAAATGATCTGAGGAAGCTACGGGATGAAATGACTTCAAGAGGTGGTGGCAG GGTTAACTGTCCGTGCAAATACAACTTCTCAGACGATGGGAAGAAGGTCACTCCCAGGCGAGATGTCCCCAATTACCCAAAG TACACACTCTCTCAGGAGACCATTGAGGCGCTGAAGAAGCCAACGTTCGATGTCTGGCACTGGGAACACAATGAG aTGCTGAGCTGTCTGGAGTACATGTACCATGACTTGGGACTGGTGAAGGAGTTCAACATGAACCCCATCACACTCAAACGCTGGCTG CTGGCAATTCAAGAGAACTACCGTAACAACCCTTTCCACAACTTTCGTCACTGCTTCTGTGTTAGTCAGATGATGTATGGCATGATTCACCTGTGCAACTTACAG GAGAAGCTGACTCTCACAGACATGGGCATTTTAATGACAGCTGCAGTGTGTCATGACCTGGACCACCCCGGCTACAACAACAC GTACCAAATCAACGCTCGCACAGAGCTGGCAGTGCGCTACAACGACATCTCTCCGCTGGAGAACCACCACTGTGCCGTGGCCTTCCAGATCCTTTCTCTTCCTGAGTGCAACATCTTTGCAAATGTGGACCCCGAGGCGTTCAAACAGATCCGACAG GCAATTATCACCCTCATCCTGGCCACTGACATGGCACGACATGGCGAGATACTAGACTCCTTTAAGCAAAAAGTGGACAACTTTGACTTCACCAACGAAGAGCACGTGACATGC CTCAAGATGGTTTTGATCAAGTGCTGCGATATTTCCAATGAAGTGAGGCCAACTGAAGTGGCTGAGCCGTGGGTGGACTGTCTACTGGAGGAGTACTTCATGCAG AGTGACAGGGAGAAGTCAGAAGGTCTGCCAGTGGCCCCTTTCATGGACAGAGACAAAGTCACCAAGCCCACAGCTCAGATCGGGTTCATCAAGTTCGTCCTCATCCCGATGTTTGAGACTGTCATGAAG CTTTTCCCTCAGATTGAAGAGATCATGGTTCAACCTTTGAGAGACTCTCGTGACCACTATGAGGAGCTGAAGCAGATTGATGATGCCATGACAGAG gcacagaagaaaaaaactgaaaatatgtcaTTAGGCGGGAAGAAGAAGTAA
- the pde9ac gene encoding high affinity cGMP-specific 3',5'-cyclic phosphodiesterase 9A isoform X3, which translates to MGSSSSSYAPKSIYLDVDGKVQKVVFSRHCSPCDIKELLCSSSNIPRNTAIMMVDPEGALVSIDPTMPTNSPNSLYKVVPLSTGQLGEKEDMFQNVLSQVADQFSRAFRINELKTEVTNRLAMLEKRVELEGLKVVEIEKCKNDLRKLRDEMTSRGGGRVNCPCKYNFSDDGKKVTPRRDVPNYPKYTLSQETIEALKKPTFDVWHWEHNEMLSCLEYMYHDLGLVKEFNMNPITLKRWLLAIQENYRNNPFHNFRHCFCVSQMMYGMIHLCNLQEKLTLTDMGILMTAAVCHDLDHPGYNNTYQINARTELAVRYNDISPLENHHCAVAFQILSLPECNIFANVDPEAFKQIRQAIITLILATDMARHGEILDSFKQKVDNFDFTNEEHVTCLKMVLIKCCDISNEVRPTEVAEPWVDCLLEEYFMQSDREKSEGLPVAPFMDRDKVTKPTAQIGFIKFVLIPMFETVMKLFPQIEEIMVQPLRDSRDHYEELKQIDDAMTEKKKTENMSLGGKKK; encoded by the exons ATgggctccagctcctcctcctatGCCCCTAAATCCATTTACCTGGATGTGGATGGGAAGGTGCAAAAG GTGGTGTTCAGCCGCCACTGCAGTCCATGTGACATCAAGGAGCTTCTGTGTTCCTCATCCAACATTCCCAG GAACACTGCCATCATGATGGTGGATCCAGAAGGTGCCTTGGTCTCCATTGATCCCACCATGCCCACCAACTCTCCCAA ctctTTGTACAAAGTTGTCCCACTGTCTACCGGTCAGCTTGGAG AGAAGGAGGACATGTTTCAGAATGTGTTGTCCCAGGTGGCTGATCAGTTCAGCAG GGCCTTTCGCATCAATGAGTTAAAGACCGAGGTGACCAACAGGCTAGCCATGTTGGAAAAGAGAGTGGAAT TGGAGGGCTTGAAAGTAGTCGAGATTGAGAAGTGTAAAAATGATCTGAGGAAGCTACGGGATGAAATGACTTCAAGAGGTGGTGGCAG GGTTAACTGTCCGTGCAAATACAACTTCTCAGACGATGGGAAGAAGGTCACTCCCAGGCGAGATGTCCCCAATTACCCAAAG TACACACTCTCTCAGGAGACCATTGAGGCGCTGAAGAAGCCAACGTTCGATGTCTGGCACTGGGAACACAATGAG aTGCTGAGCTGTCTGGAGTACATGTACCATGACTTGGGACTGGTGAAGGAGTTCAACATGAACCCCATCACACTCAAACGCTGGCTG CTGGCAATTCAAGAGAACTACCGTAACAACCCTTTCCACAACTTTCGTCACTGCTTCTGTGTTAGTCAGATGATGTATGGCATGATTCACCTGTGCAACTTACAG GAGAAGCTGACTCTCACAGACATGGGCATTTTAATGACAGCTGCAGTGTGTCATGACCTGGACCACCCCGGCTACAACAACAC GTACCAAATCAACGCTCGCACAGAGCTGGCAGTGCGCTACAACGACATCTCTCCGCTGGAGAACCACCACTGTGCCGTGGCCTTCCAGATCCTTTCTCTTCCTGAGTGCAACATCTTTGCAAATGTGGACCCCGAGGCGTTCAAACAGATCCGACAG GCAATTATCACCCTCATCCTGGCCACTGACATGGCACGACATGGCGAGATACTAGACTCCTTTAAGCAAAAAGTGGACAACTTTGACTTCACCAACGAAGAGCACGTGACATGC CTCAAGATGGTTTTGATCAAGTGCTGCGATATTTCCAATGAAGTGAGGCCAACTGAAGTGGCTGAGCCGTGGGTGGACTGTCTACTGGAGGAGTACTTCATGCAG AGTGACAGGGAGAAGTCAGAAGGTCTGCCAGTGGCCCCTTTCATGGACAGAGACAAAGTCACCAAGCCCACAGCTCAGATCGGGTTCATCAAGTTCGTCCTCATCCCGATGTTTGAGACTGTCATGAAG CTTTTCCCTCAGATTGAAGAGATCATGGTTCAACCTTTGAGAGACTCTCGTGACCACTATGAGGAGCTGAAGCAGATTGATGATGCCATGACAGAG aagaaaaaaactgaaaatatgtcaTTAGGCGGGAAGAAGAAGTAA